The Bradysia coprophila strain Holo2 chromosome IV, BU_Bcop_v1, whole genome shotgun sequence genome includes a region encoding these proteins:
- the LOC119066067 gene encoding RNA-binding protein 5-like isoform X3 — MDRRSRSPDSRHRRRDHRRRSRSRSRDRSRDRRRRSRSRSRPRYRRNSPDLYKDLIDQDYQNDRDRDRHHRRHQSTDEAYLEEINSNDSFDSDQVNSEHYRNQVPSNKIIILGLAQHITETDINNDLIHYGLQPVSIRLIRKRKTGASRGFAFVEFNTEEEARSWMEYKQGVLMVQDQYRSVMQYSVSREPLGKEKVATDWYCAKCGVFNFKRRENCFKCYASREESEKGGEGSDEVSNILTKKIMLRNLDVLTNEEGVLTVMQEVVPSLVSKISKILICKDPLTCTSRGICYLSFENLVDSMSFHNALKAIEPALNIEDREVLVSYCVDSENKQINKSVASKPSHSDGPTVSSYSNTHQYTLADVPRLAEYSASVYASNSAEHDHYYKYYTDYYIAQITNGHYNNLPTMGETANSGAAVAMSAIQRKQKQQNKVSSSQAPVTQPIQIPTGLDNKKYPAPDVFQYQYDESSGFYYDSSTGLYYDSSSQYYYNGESGAYLYWNAEKSTYTIAATTPSTPAEATKSTSGQSKNSDQNTSNQTTGVPTAVSDLMNDSTTKASEDRKKDPKQDKVKVAKKIVKDMEKWAKQLNQKKDLNVVQAAPAPVRQEEEPIKVNRTGNGGYADVGFSILENKERSKISMDMGSRGGAASIGTPPPPQIAKLVSTYGSDSDNEQNEKPADVMSEKDYIDFAKLTCLLCKRAFSDAEILNKHLKMSNLHKENLQKYNLLHGKLDDINASGLSYRDRAKERRLKYGESDPPPVNRSRERFEKELEKQKSAIQVQASGNLASQPISSNNVGNRLLQKMGWSEGQGLGRTNQGRTNIIEAESRAPTAGLGTKTTNFGPGDDYKSYIKRMMKSRYEQQ; from the exons atggaTCGAC GATCACGTAGTCCGGACTCCAGACATCGTCGTCGTGATCATCGCAGACGAAGTCGTTCTAGATCCAG GGATCGTAGCAGGGATCGAAGGCGTCGCTCCCGTTCACGGAGTAGACCAAG ATATCGTAGAAACAGTCCCGATTTGTACAAGGACCTGATCGATCAAGACTATCAGAATGACAGAGACAG GGATCGTCATCATAGGCGTCATCAATCAACTGATGAAGCTTATTTGGAGGAGATCAATAGCAATGACAGTTTTGATAG TGATCAAGTGAACAGTGAACATTATAGAAATCAGGTACcaagcaataaaataataattttgggATTAGCTCAACACATCACCGAAACGGAC ATCAACAATGACCTCATTCACTATGGACTTCAACCTGTATCCATCCGGCTGATAAGAAAACGTAAAACAG GTGCTAGCCGCGGTTTTGCTTTTGTCGAGTTTAATACTGAAGAGGAAGCAAGGAGCTGGATGGAATACAAGCAG ggTGTGTTAATGGTGCAGGACCAGTATCGATCGGTGATGCAGTACAGTGTGTCTCGTGAGCCGCTTGGTAAAGAGAAAGTGGCTACGGATTGGTACTGTGCTAAG TGTGGAGTTTTCAACTTCAAAAGGCGAGAGAATTGCTTTAAGTGTTACGCATCACGCGAAGAAAGCGAGAAGGGTGGTGAAGGCAGCGATGAAGTTAGCAATATTTTAACTAAAA AAATAATGTTACGTAACTTGGACGTCCTTACCAATGAAGAAGGAGTGTTGACCGTCATGCAGGAAGTGGTACCATCATTAGTTtcgaaaatatccaaaattctAATCTGCAAGGATCCATTGACGTGTACATCGCGGGGAATTTGCTATTTATCATTTGAG AATCTAGTCGACTCGATGTCATTTCACAATGCACTGAAGGCCATTGAACCAGCATTGAATATTGAGGATCGTGAAG TTCTTGTGTCCTATTGCGTCGACTCCGAAAATAAACAGATTAACAAATCTGTGGCAAGTAAGCCAAGTCATTCGGATGGACCAACCGTGTCATCGTATTCGAATACGCACCAGTACACTTTAGCTGATGTACCACGATTGGCGGAATACAGTGCTAGCGT TTATGCATCGAATTCGGCTGAACACGACCACTACTACAAATACTACACGGACTATTACATTGCCCAAATAACCAACGGACACTACAACAATCTGCCAACAATGGGTGAAACGGCAAATTCCGGAGCTGCAGTAGCTATGTCGGCCATTCAGCGCAAAcagaaacaacaaaacaaagtcAGCTCATCACAGGCTCCAGTCACTCAACCAATCCAAATTCCCACTGGGCTTGACAATAAGAAATATC CTGCACCAGACGTCTTCCAGTATCAATATGATGAAAGCAGCGGATTCTATTATGATTCGTCCACTGGCCTGTACTACGACTCCAGTTCGCAATATTATTACAATGGTGAAAGCGGTGCTTACCTGTATTGGAATGCTGAAAAGAGTACCTACACGATCGCTGCAACAACGCCAAGTACACCAGCTGAAGCCACAAAGTCTACGAGTGGTCAATCAAAGAACAGCGACCAGAATACCTCGAACCAAACGACAGGCGTTCCAACAGCCGTATCGGATCTGATGAATGACAGCACCACCAAAGCGTCGGAGGATAGGAAGAAGGATCCGAAACAGGACAAAGTTAAAGTGgcgaaaaaaatcgtaaaggACATGGAAAAGTGGGCAAAACAATTGAATCAAAAGAAAGATTTGAATGTAGTGCAGGCCGCACCAGCTCCCGTACGTCAAGAAGAAGAACCAATCAAAGTCAACCGTACCGGTAATGGTGGATATGCCGATGTTGGATTTTCCATACTGGAAAATAAGGAACGATCGAAAATATCCATGGACATGGGCTCACGTGGAGGTGCTGCATCGATTGGTACTCCTCCGCCACCGCAAATCGCAAAACTAGTTTCCACCTACGGCTCCGATTCGGACAATGAGCAAAACGAGAAGCCGGCGGATGTAATGAGCGAAAAAGATTACATCGATTTCGCCAAACTAACGTGTCTGCTATGCAAACGGGCCTTTTCTGACGCCGAAATCCTCaacaaacatttgaaaatgtcCAATTTGCACAAGGAGAATTTACAAAAGTACAATTTATTGCATGGAAAGCTGGACGACATCAATGCGTCCGGTTTATCATACCGGGATAGAGCGAAAGAAAGACGACTGAAGTATGGCGAAAGTGATCCACCACCCGTGAATCGAAGCCGGGAACGTTTCGAAAAGGAATTGGAGAAACAGAAAAGTGCCATACAGGTGCAGGCTAGCGGAAATTTAGCATCGCAGCCGATCAGTTCGAATAATGTTGGCAATCGATTACTGCAGAAAATGGGCTGGTCAGAGGGCCAAGGACTGGGCCGTACGAATCAGGGTCGCACCAATATTATCGAG GCTGAAAGTCGAGCCCCGACTGCTGGATTGGGaacgaaaacaacaaactttgGTCCTGGTGATGATTACAAGTCCTACATAAAGCGGATGATGAAAAGCAGATACGAACaa CAATAA
- the LOC119066067 gene encoding RNA-binding protein 5-B-like isoform X1, protein MDRRSRSPDSRHRRRDHRRRSRSRSRDRSRDRRRRSRSRSRPRYRRNSPDLYKDLIDQDYQNDRDRFRGDRDRRDRHHRRHQSTDEAYLEEINSNDSFDSDQVNSEHYRNQVPSNKIIILGLAQHITETDINNDLIHYGLQPVSIRLIRKRKTGASRGFAFVEFNTEEEARSWMEYKQGVLMVQDQYRSVMQYSVSREPLGKEKVATDWYCAKCGVFNFKRRENCFKCYASREESEKGGEGSDEVSNILTKKIMLRNLDVLTNEEGVLTVMQEVVPSLVSKISKILICKDPLTCTSRGICYLSFENLVDSMSFHNALKAIEPALNIEDREVLVSYCVDSENKQINKSVASKPSHSDGPTVSSYSNTHQYTLADVPRLAEYSASVYASNSAEHDHYYKYYTDYYIAQITNGHYNNLPTMGETANSGAAVAMSAIQRKQKQQNKVSSSQAPVTQPIQIPTGLDNKKYPAPDVFQYQYDESSGFYYDSSTGLYYDSSSQYYYNGESGAYLYWNAEKSTYTIAATTPSTPAEATKSTSGQSKNSDQNTSNQTTGVPTAVSDLMNDSTTKASEDRKKDPKQDKVKVAKKIVKDMEKWAKQLNQKKDLNVVQAAPAPVRQEEEPIKVNRTGNGGYADVGFSILENKERSKISMDMGSRGGAASIGTPPPPQIAKLVSTYGSDSDNEQNEKPADVMSEKDYIDFAKLTCLLCKRAFSDAEILNKHLKMSNLHKENLQKYNLLHGKLDDINASGLSYRDRAKERRLKYGESDPPPVNRSRERFEKELEKQKSAIQVQASGNLASQPISSNNVGNRLLQKMGWSEGQGLGRTNQGRTNIIEAESRAPTAGLGTKTTNFGPGDDYKSYIKRMMKSRYEQVN, encoded by the exons atggaTCGAC GATCACGTAGTCCGGACTCCAGACATCGTCGTCGTGATCATCGCAGACGAAGTCGTTCTAGATCCAG GGATCGTAGCAGGGATCGAAGGCGTCGCTCCCGTTCACGGAGTAGACCAAG ATATCGTAGAAACAGTCCCGATTTGTACAAGGACCTGATCGATCAAGACTATCAGAATGACAGAGACAG ATTTAGAGGAGATCGCGACCGTAG GGATCGTCATCATAGGCGTCATCAATCAACTGATGAAGCTTATTTGGAGGAGATCAATAGCAATGACAGTTTTGATAG TGATCAAGTGAACAGTGAACATTATAGAAATCAGGTACcaagcaataaaataataattttgggATTAGCTCAACACATCACCGAAACGGAC ATCAACAATGACCTCATTCACTATGGACTTCAACCTGTATCCATCCGGCTGATAAGAAAACGTAAAACAG GTGCTAGCCGCGGTTTTGCTTTTGTCGAGTTTAATACTGAAGAGGAAGCAAGGAGCTGGATGGAATACAAGCAG ggTGTGTTAATGGTGCAGGACCAGTATCGATCGGTGATGCAGTACAGTGTGTCTCGTGAGCCGCTTGGTAAAGAGAAAGTGGCTACGGATTGGTACTGTGCTAAG TGTGGAGTTTTCAACTTCAAAAGGCGAGAGAATTGCTTTAAGTGTTACGCATCACGCGAAGAAAGCGAGAAGGGTGGTGAAGGCAGCGATGAAGTTAGCAATATTTTAACTAAAA AAATAATGTTACGTAACTTGGACGTCCTTACCAATGAAGAAGGAGTGTTGACCGTCATGCAGGAAGTGGTACCATCATTAGTTtcgaaaatatccaaaattctAATCTGCAAGGATCCATTGACGTGTACATCGCGGGGAATTTGCTATTTATCATTTGAG AATCTAGTCGACTCGATGTCATTTCACAATGCACTGAAGGCCATTGAACCAGCATTGAATATTGAGGATCGTGAAG TTCTTGTGTCCTATTGCGTCGACTCCGAAAATAAACAGATTAACAAATCTGTGGCAAGTAAGCCAAGTCATTCGGATGGACCAACCGTGTCATCGTATTCGAATACGCACCAGTACACTTTAGCTGATGTACCACGATTGGCGGAATACAGTGCTAGCGT TTATGCATCGAATTCGGCTGAACACGACCACTACTACAAATACTACACGGACTATTACATTGCCCAAATAACCAACGGACACTACAACAATCTGCCAACAATGGGTGAAACGGCAAATTCCGGAGCTGCAGTAGCTATGTCGGCCATTCAGCGCAAAcagaaacaacaaaacaaagtcAGCTCATCACAGGCTCCAGTCACTCAACCAATCCAAATTCCCACTGGGCTTGACAATAAGAAATATC CTGCACCAGACGTCTTCCAGTATCAATATGATGAAAGCAGCGGATTCTATTATGATTCGTCCACTGGCCTGTACTACGACTCCAGTTCGCAATATTATTACAATGGTGAAAGCGGTGCTTACCTGTATTGGAATGCTGAAAAGAGTACCTACACGATCGCTGCAACAACGCCAAGTACACCAGCTGAAGCCACAAAGTCTACGAGTGGTCAATCAAAGAACAGCGACCAGAATACCTCGAACCAAACGACAGGCGTTCCAACAGCCGTATCGGATCTGATGAATGACAGCACCACCAAAGCGTCGGAGGATAGGAAGAAGGATCCGAAACAGGACAAAGTTAAAGTGgcgaaaaaaatcgtaaaggACATGGAAAAGTGGGCAAAACAATTGAATCAAAAGAAAGATTTGAATGTAGTGCAGGCCGCACCAGCTCCCGTACGTCAAGAAGAAGAACCAATCAAAGTCAACCGTACCGGTAATGGTGGATATGCCGATGTTGGATTTTCCATACTGGAAAATAAGGAACGATCGAAAATATCCATGGACATGGGCTCACGTGGAGGTGCTGCATCGATTGGTACTCCTCCGCCACCGCAAATCGCAAAACTAGTTTCCACCTACGGCTCCGATTCGGACAATGAGCAAAACGAGAAGCCGGCGGATGTAATGAGCGAAAAAGATTACATCGATTTCGCCAAACTAACGTGTCTGCTATGCAAACGGGCCTTTTCTGACGCCGAAATCCTCaacaaacatttgaaaatgtcCAATTTGCACAAGGAGAATTTACAAAAGTACAATTTATTGCATGGAAAGCTGGACGACATCAATGCGTCCGGTTTATCATACCGGGATAGAGCGAAAGAAAGACGACTGAAGTATGGCGAAAGTGATCCACCACCCGTGAATCGAAGCCGGGAACGTTTCGAAAAGGAATTGGAGAAACAGAAAAGTGCCATACAGGTGCAGGCTAGCGGAAATTTAGCATCGCAGCCGATCAGTTCGAATAATGTTGGCAATCGATTACTGCAGAAAATGGGCTGGTCAGAGGGCCAAGGACTGGGCCGTACGAATCAGGGTCGCACCAATATTATCGAG GCTGAAAGTCGAGCCCCGACTGCTGGATTGGGaacgaaaacaacaaactttgGTCCTGGTGATGATTACAAGTCCTACATAAAGCGGATGATGAAAAGCAGATACGAACaagtaaactaa
- the LOC119066067 gene encoding RNA-binding protein 5-B-like isoform X2 translates to MDRRSRSPDSRHRRRDHRRRSRSRSRDRSRDRRRRSRSRSRPRYRRNSPDLYKDLIDQDYQNDRDRFRGDRDRRDRHHRRHQSTDEAYLEEINSNDSFDSDQVNSEHYRNQVPSNKIIILGLAQHITETDINNDLIHYGLQPVSIRLIRKRKTGASRGFAFVEFNTEEEARSWMEYKQGVLMVQDQYRSVMQYSVSREPLGKEKVATDWYCAKCGVFNFKRRENCFKCYASREESEKGGEGSDEVSNILTKKIMLRNLDVLTNEEGVLTVMQEVVPSLVSKISKILICKDPLTCTSRGICYLSFENLVDSMSFHNALKAIEPALNIEDREVLVSYCVDSENKQINKSVASKPSHSDGPTVSSYSNTHQYTLADVPRLAEYSASVYASNSAEHDHYYKYYTDYYIAQITNGHYNNLPTMGETANSGAAVAMSAIQRKQKQQNKVSSSQAPVTQPIQIPTGLDNKKYPAPDVFQYQYDESSGFYYDSSTGLYYDSSSQYYYNGESGAYLYWNAEKSTYTIAATTPSTPAEATKSTSGQSKNSDQNTSNQTTGVPTAVSDLMNDSTTKASEDRKKDPKQDKVKVAKKIVKDMEKWAKQLNQKKDLNVVQAAPAPVRQEEEPIKVNRTGNGGYADVGFSILENKERSKISMDMGSRGGAASIGTPPPPQIAKLVSTYGSDSDNEQNEKPADVMSEKDYIDFAKLTCLLCKRAFSDAEILNKHLKMSNLHKENLQKYNLLHGKLDDINASGLSYRDRAKERRLKYGESDPPPVNRSRERFEKELEKQKSAIQVQASGNLASQPISSNNVGNRLLQKMGWSEGQGLGRTNQGRTNIIEAESRAPTAGLGTKTTNFGPGDDYKSYIKRMMKSRYEQQ, encoded by the exons atggaTCGAC GATCACGTAGTCCGGACTCCAGACATCGTCGTCGTGATCATCGCAGACGAAGTCGTTCTAGATCCAG GGATCGTAGCAGGGATCGAAGGCGTCGCTCCCGTTCACGGAGTAGACCAAG ATATCGTAGAAACAGTCCCGATTTGTACAAGGACCTGATCGATCAAGACTATCAGAATGACAGAGACAG ATTTAGAGGAGATCGCGACCGTAG GGATCGTCATCATAGGCGTCATCAATCAACTGATGAAGCTTATTTGGAGGAGATCAATAGCAATGACAGTTTTGATAG TGATCAAGTGAACAGTGAACATTATAGAAATCAGGTACcaagcaataaaataataattttgggATTAGCTCAACACATCACCGAAACGGAC ATCAACAATGACCTCATTCACTATGGACTTCAACCTGTATCCATCCGGCTGATAAGAAAACGTAAAACAG GTGCTAGCCGCGGTTTTGCTTTTGTCGAGTTTAATACTGAAGAGGAAGCAAGGAGCTGGATGGAATACAAGCAG ggTGTGTTAATGGTGCAGGACCAGTATCGATCGGTGATGCAGTACAGTGTGTCTCGTGAGCCGCTTGGTAAAGAGAAAGTGGCTACGGATTGGTACTGTGCTAAG TGTGGAGTTTTCAACTTCAAAAGGCGAGAGAATTGCTTTAAGTGTTACGCATCACGCGAAGAAAGCGAGAAGGGTGGTGAAGGCAGCGATGAAGTTAGCAATATTTTAACTAAAA AAATAATGTTACGTAACTTGGACGTCCTTACCAATGAAGAAGGAGTGTTGACCGTCATGCAGGAAGTGGTACCATCATTAGTTtcgaaaatatccaaaattctAATCTGCAAGGATCCATTGACGTGTACATCGCGGGGAATTTGCTATTTATCATTTGAG AATCTAGTCGACTCGATGTCATTTCACAATGCACTGAAGGCCATTGAACCAGCATTGAATATTGAGGATCGTGAAG TTCTTGTGTCCTATTGCGTCGACTCCGAAAATAAACAGATTAACAAATCTGTGGCAAGTAAGCCAAGTCATTCGGATGGACCAACCGTGTCATCGTATTCGAATACGCACCAGTACACTTTAGCTGATGTACCACGATTGGCGGAATACAGTGCTAGCGT TTATGCATCGAATTCGGCTGAACACGACCACTACTACAAATACTACACGGACTATTACATTGCCCAAATAACCAACGGACACTACAACAATCTGCCAACAATGGGTGAAACGGCAAATTCCGGAGCTGCAGTAGCTATGTCGGCCATTCAGCGCAAAcagaaacaacaaaacaaagtcAGCTCATCACAGGCTCCAGTCACTCAACCAATCCAAATTCCCACTGGGCTTGACAATAAGAAATATC CTGCACCAGACGTCTTCCAGTATCAATATGATGAAAGCAGCGGATTCTATTATGATTCGTCCACTGGCCTGTACTACGACTCCAGTTCGCAATATTATTACAATGGTGAAAGCGGTGCTTACCTGTATTGGAATGCTGAAAAGAGTACCTACACGATCGCTGCAACAACGCCAAGTACACCAGCTGAAGCCACAAAGTCTACGAGTGGTCAATCAAAGAACAGCGACCAGAATACCTCGAACCAAACGACAGGCGTTCCAACAGCCGTATCGGATCTGATGAATGACAGCACCACCAAAGCGTCGGAGGATAGGAAGAAGGATCCGAAACAGGACAAAGTTAAAGTGgcgaaaaaaatcgtaaaggACATGGAAAAGTGGGCAAAACAATTGAATCAAAAGAAAGATTTGAATGTAGTGCAGGCCGCACCAGCTCCCGTACGTCAAGAAGAAGAACCAATCAAAGTCAACCGTACCGGTAATGGTGGATATGCCGATGTTGGATTTTCCATACTGGAAAATAAGGAACGATCGAAAATATCCATGGACATGGGCTCACGTGGAGGTGCTGCATCGATTGGTACTCCTCCGCCACCGCAAATCGCAAAACTAGTTTCCACCTACGGCTCCGATTCGGACAATGAGCAAAACGAGAAGCCGGCGGATGTAATGAGCGAAAAAGATTACATCGATTTCGCCAAACTAACGTGTCTGCTATGCAAACGGGCCTTTTCTGACGCCGAAATCCTCaacaaacatttgaaaatgtcCAATTTGCACAAGGAGAATTTACAAAAGTACAATTTATTGCATGGAAAGCTGGACGACATCAATGCGTCCGGTTTATCATACCGGGATAGAGCGAAAGAAAGACGACTGAAGTATGGCGAAAGTGATCCACCACCCGTGAATCGAAGCCGGGAACGTTTCGAAAAGGAATTGGAGAAACAGAAAAGTGCCATACAGGTGCAGGCTAGCGGAAATTTAGCATCGCAGCCGATCAGTTCGAATAATGTTGGCAATCGATTACTGCAGAAAATGGGCTGGTCAGAGGGCCAAGGACTGGGCCGTACGAATCAGGGTCGCACCAATATTATCGAG GCTGAAAGTCGAGCCCCGACTGCTGGATTGGGaacgaaaacaacaaactttgGTCCTGGTGATGATTACAAGTCCTACATAAAGCGGATGATGAAAAGCAGATACGAACaa CAATAA
- the LOC119085952 gene encoding protein artichoke-like — MDHIIHSLKTISIVLVFLLGMGGSVLSEKYEKTSKCIYTTVEGVETFEFVCDPNKAFRDYFKDFSAIACESEYGYLFYKERRHQIQFRNCYRKELPIIFTWYKACRLLNVSSLGLESLRSKDFEQATNLLTLIASHNQLIDIPSSLFYGAKKLSVVDMSYNSISQIDPLAFNSNSKMTLLNLSHNLIVEIDNRTFTPLTGLEVLDLSWNRVANISTGLFDELVQLGELKLGNNRLKQLECSVFTYLTNLKMLDLNQNQLTVFDANCVQSATSFVLLIEENELGSLSLTGNVSEINVSANKISKINIDGDLDNMTVFNTSKNNIENIVDVIKLLNSSLRILDVSDSKIGKLNITTFEKFDNLERLSLRNTKLSNIQYGTFHHQQKLRLLDLSGNDLKKINFEMLHWNSANLEEFHLDGNNLDDLSNLTSAMYPSLQYVSIDGNKFDCDDLSGIQRHWKRDGISVVVNPYIISEVRTTDTHVNGITCYHNLEASKFLIVDDDNVESAEIVLPATSTNNFEAISMGKVESLLICIFLVLVCLLAISVIKNVVPIFQRNIEVRDERSTLEEMSLI; from the coding sequence ATGGATcacatcattcattcattaaaaacaatttccattgTCCTGGTCTTCCTCCTCGGCATGGGAGGCAGTGTTTTATCGGAAAAGTATGAAAAAACATCGAAATGCATTTACACAACGGTTGAGGGTGTAGAAACGTTCGAATTCGTTTGTGATCCGAACAAAGCATTCAGAGATTATTTCAAAGATTTCTCTGCGATAGCGTGCGAAAGTGAATACGGTTACTTGTTCTACAAGGAGCGCCGACATCAAATTCAATTCAGAAACTGTTATCGGAAAGAACTTCCTATAATTTTTACGTGGTACAAAGCGTGTCGTTTGTTAAATGTCTCCTCGTTGGGTCTGGAATCATTGCGCAGTAAAGATTTCGAACAAGCAACGAATCTATTAACATTGATCGCATCACATAATCAACTCATCGATATACCATCGTCGTTGTTTTACGGAGCGAAAAAATTAAGCGTTGTGGACATGTCGTACAATAGCATCAGCCAGATCGATCCGTTGGCATTCAACTCTAACAGTAAAATGACTTTGTTGAACCTTTCCCACAATTTGATTGTGGAAATTGACAATCGAACTTTTACACCTTTAACTGGATTAGAAGTCTTGGATTTGAGTTGGAATCGGGTGGCAAACATTTCAACGGGACTGTTTGACGAACTCGTACAGTTGGGGGAACTGAAACTGGGCAACAATCGGCTGAAACAACTGGAATGTTCAGTTTTCACTTATTTGacgaatttgaaaatgttggaCCTGAACCAAAATCAATTAACGGTTTTCGATGCAAACTGCGTCCAAAGTGCGACGTCTTTTGTTTTACTGATCGAGGAAAACGAATTGGGTTCTTTGTCATTGACTGGAAATGTGAGCGAAATAAATGTATCAGCGAACAAGATCTCCAAGATCAATATTGACGGCGACCTGGACAACATGACCGTTTTTAACACATCgaaaaataatatcgaaaatattgtGGATGTGATAAAACTACTGAATTCGTCGCTAAGAATTCTGGACGTTTCGGACAGTAAAATTGGTAAATTGAACATAACTACGTTCGAAAAGTTCGATAACCTGGAACGCTTATCACTACGAAACACCAAACTATCGAACATACAATACGGTACCTTCCATCACCAGCAGAAGCTACGCTTACTGGATTTGTCAGGCAATGATCTGAAGAAAATCAACTTCGAAATGCTTCACTGGAATTCGGCAAATTTGGAAGAGTTCCATTTGGATGGTAACAATTTGGATGACTTAAGCAATTTAACATCAGCCATGTACCCGTCCTTGCAGTATGTGAGCATCGACGGCAATAAGTTTGACTGCGATGACTTATCAGGAATCCAACGGCATTGGAAACGAGATGGAATCTCTGTCGTTGTTAATCCATACATAATATCAGAAGTTCGGACAACCGATACGCACGTCAATGGCATCACCTGCTACCACAATTTAGAGGCCTCGAAATTTCTGATCGTTGATGACGACAATGTGGAAAGTGCAGAAATTGTTTTGCCTGCAACCAGCACTAACAATTTTGAAGCAATTTCCATGGGGAAAGTAGAATCTcttttaatttgcattttccTTGTGCTCGTGTGTTTACTGGCAATCAGTGTTATTAAGAATGTTGTTCCGATATTCCAGAGAAATATTGAAGTGCGAGACGAAAGATCAACATTAGAGGAGATGTCgctaatttaa